From the Oceanicaulis alexandrii DSM 11625 genome, one window contains:
- the cydX gene encoding cytochrome bd-I oxidase subunit CydX, which translates to MWYFTWILGLGLACTFAILNAMWHELSLSDSGDTGSSDEAF; encoded by the coding sequence ATGTGGTATTTCACCTGGATTTTGGGCCTCGGGCTGGCCTGCACCTTCGCCATTCTCAACGCCATGTGGCACGAGCTGTCGCTTAGCGACAGCGGTGACACTGGCAGCTCGGATGAAGCGTTCTAG
- a CDS encoding alpha/beta hydrolase codes for MSDPSLFDTWISQAGLNELFNPQKTVTAMRDAMARMEELVEVAPPPVAAIHDIEIAGGAGARPARVYLPYGAQPDSGPGLIFYHGGGFMVGSLKSHDPLCRRLAAVSGVRICSVDYRLAPEHPFPAAVDDAFAAMDAALAGELSAYGFDADRLAVGGDSAGGNLAASVARERRDQLHYQLLLYPLMQLLQTKKDRPRWQEGPLLSEFTLEEIRKHYIASADPADVRISPLLADDLQGLPPAYILAAEMDPLLDEGAAYRDRLTASGVPVEYKLWKTVPHGFLNMSRLFPACISAIEASARSLSKTFEA; via the coding sequence ATGAGCGACCCTTCACTCTTCGACACCTGGATCAGTCAGGCCGGGCTGAACGAATTGTTCAACCCGCAGAAAACCGTCACCGCCATGCGCGACGCCATGGCGCGGATGGAGGAACTGGTGGAGGTCGCGCCGCCTCCGGTCGCAGCCATCCATGATATCGAGATCGCAGGCGGCGCGGGTGCGCGCCCGGCGCGTGTGTATCTGCCTTATGGCGCGCAACCTGACAGCGGACCGGGCCTGATTTTCTATCATGGCGGCGGGTTCATGGTGGGCTCGCTCAAATCGCATGATCCGTTGTGCCGTCGTCTCGCGGCGGTGTCGGGCGTGCGCATCTGTTCGGTCGATTATCGACTGGCGCCCGAGCATCCTTTTCCCGCAGCCGTTGATGACGCCTTCGCCGCCATGGACGCCGCGCTGGCTGGGGAGCTTTCGGCCTACGGCTTTGATGCAGACCGTCTCGCGGTCGGCGGGGATTCTGCTGGCGGCAATCTGGCGGCGAGCGTCGCGCGTGAACGCCGCGATCAGCTGCACTATCAGCTCTTGCTCTATCCGCTGATGCAACTGTTGCAGACCAAGAAAGATCGTCCGCGCTGGCAGGAAGGTCCTTTGTTGTCCGAGTTCACGCTCGAAGAGATCCGCAAGCATTACATCGCCAGCGCCGATCCGGCTGATGTGCGGATTTCTCCGCTTCTGGCGGACGATCTGCAGGGCTTGCCGCCCGCCTATATCCTCGCCGCAGAGATGGACCCGCTGCTTGATGAGGGCGCGGCCTATCGCGATCGGCTGACAGCCTCGGGCGTCCCGGTGGAATACAAGCTCTGGAAGACCGTGCCGCACGGCTTCTTGAACATGTCACGCCTGTTTCCCGCCTGCATTTCGGCGATCGAGGCGTCTGCGCGCTCGCTCAGCAAGACCTTTGAGGCCTGA
- the cydC gene encoding thiol reductant ABC exporter subunit CydC, translating to MKDLRFFLALARPDRWWLRLGAALSALTLLAGIGLLSLSGWFITASAVAGLAGAGRAFNYLFASGGVRGFALSRTVGRYAERMVTHEATFRILSRLRLWVFETAAPLAPAGLGRIRGGDLLSRVTQDVDALDALYLRFVTPVTAALAGALFTSVLLAFLAPAALPGVLGVFVLASVILPLRVAKTAGKAGEALTQNASSMRADAADLVSGLAELKAYGAEHRIIAHLEDSNAKCVAAQREIARISMWNGALLALSAPASFVLGFGLAAASGASAPVSALAGFVAFALFEAAAPLVQAAELYGKTTASARRLKALTEITPAVSDPDSPQPLPDRWDIEVKELHFSYPDTDAPVLQNANLGLPEGGRLALVGASGAGKSSLIKLLMRFYAAQSGEISLGGTALDALPIADTRSRFALVDQRAELLSTTIRANLRLADPEASDEALWHALERARAADFVRKLPDGLMSWTGELGGLVSGGQARRIALARAFVKNAPVLLLDEPTEGLDAGTETDFLNALDDWLDEDARRSTLIVTHRARLLERAYQVAVLDKGEIADQGSTQEMRASSPAFRRLFPNA from the coding sequence ATGAAGGATCTGCGCTTCTTCCTCGCCCTGGCGCGTCCGGACCGCTGGTGGCTTCGCCTGGGCGCCGCCTTGTCCGCGCTGACGCTGCTGGCCGGCATCGGTCTTCTCTCTTTGTCAGGCTGGTTCATCACCGCGTCCGCGGTCGCCGGACTGGCGGGCGCCGGACGCGCCTTCAACTACCTGTTCGCCTCAGGCGGCGTACGCGGCTTTGCCCTGAGCCGCACGGTCGGGCGCTATGCCGAGCGCATGGTCACCCATGAAGCCACATTCCGGATTCTCTCGCGCCTGCGCCTCTGGGTGTTTGAAACCGCCGCACCGCTGGCCCCCGCCGGGCTCGGGCGCATAAGAGGGGGAGATCTGCTCTCCCGCGTCACCCAGGATGTGGACGCGCTGGATGCGCTGTATCTGCGCTTTGTGACGCCTGTCACCGCCGCACTGGCGGGCGCGCTGTTCACCAGCGTGCTGCTGGCGTTTCTGGCGCCAGCCGCCTTGCCGGGCGTCTTGGGGGTGTTCGTTCTGGCGAGCGTGATCCTGCCTCTGCGCGTCGCCAAGACCGCAGGCAAGGCCGGCGAGGCCCTGACGCAAAACGCCAGTTCCATGCGGGCGGACGCCGCAGACCTGGTCTCCGGACTGGCTGAACTCAAGGCCTATGGAGCTGAACACCGCATCATCGCCCATCTGGAAGACTCAAACGCCAAATGCGTCGCAGCGCAGCGCGAGATCGCCCGCATCTCCATGTGGAATGGCGCGCTTCTGGCGCTCTCTGCGCCCGCAAGTTTCGTGCTTGGCTTTGGCCTGGCCGCGGCGTCAGGCGCTTCCGCACCAGTCTCCGCGCTGGCGGGCTTTGTCGCCTTCGCGCTTTTTGAAGCCGCCGCGCCACTGGTTCAGGCGGCCGAGCTCTATGGCAAGACCACAGCCTCCGCCCGCCGGCTCAAGGCGCTGACGGAAATCACACCCGCCGTAAGCGATCCCGATTCGCCTCAGCCCTTGCCTGATCGCTGGGATATTGAGGTGAAGGAGCTTCATTTCAGCTATCCGGATACGGATGCGCCCGTCCTGCAAAACGCAAATCTGGGCCTGCCCGAAGGCGGGCGGCTGGCGCTGGTCGGCGCATCCGGCGCCGGAAAATCCAGCCTGATCAAACTTTTGATGCGCTTTTACGCAGCTCAGTCCGGCGAAATCAGCTTGGGCGGGACAGCGCTGGACGCCCTTCCGATCGCCGACACCCGCAGCCGCTTCGCCCTTGTCGATCAACGCGCGGAGCTCTTGTCGACGACCATCCGCGCCAATTTGCGCCTGGCGGATCCCGAGGCGAGCGATGAGGCGCTCTGGCATGCGCTGGAACGCGCGCGCGCGGCGGATTTCGTCCGCAAATTGCCTGACGGGTTGATGAGCTGGACCGGCGAGCTGGGCGGCTTGGTGTCAGGGGGACAGGCGCGCCGGATCGCCCTGGCGCGCGCCTTCGTCAAGAACGCTCCGGTGCTCTTGCTCGACGAACCCACAGAAGGGCTCGACGCGGGCACCGAAACTGATTTCCTGAATGCGCTGGATGACTGGCTGGATGAAGATGCACGCCGCAGCACGCTCATCGTGACGCACCGTGCACGCCTGCTGGAGCGGGCCTATCAAGTCGCGGTTCTTGATAAAGGCGAGATCGCCGATCAAGGATCCACACAAGAGATGAGAGCCTCGAGCCCGGCGTTCAGACGCCTCTTCCCGAACGCCTAG
- a CDS encoding helix-turn-helix domain-containing protein, which translates to MNWGKELRAFRQRTGLKQEAAAHLLGVSQAYVSRLENSTASPSTQLETKLERLLQEPEHRPLFEHFRTTISHSPHLISMLAEVDGKVHVDTVSEALRDHGTPFHLLTPGEVLESKNSDVIEILDAFLDLGAFSGRIASMQVTWTYENEGDPVSHWRTTEIPVRDDAGRWYLHGAHVQITAEEKQQLLKDWGGPIKVRTFADDEAESEPKAANDTAAA; encoded by the coding sequence ATGAATTGGGGAAAAGAGCTTAGAGCGTTCCGCCAACGCACCGGCCTCAAACAAGAGGCGGCGGCTCATTTGCTCGGCGTCAGCCAAGCCTATGTCTCGCGACTGGAAAACTCTACGGCGTCGCCATCCACACAATTGGAAACCAAACTCGAGCGCCTGCTGCAGGAGCCTGAACACAGGCCGCTGTTTGAGCACTTCCGCACGACCATCAGCCATTCACCGCACCTGATCAGCATGCTCGCTGAGGTCGACGGCAAGGTCCATGTGGACACGGTCAGTGAAGCGCTGCGCGATCATGGAACACCTTTCCATCTGCTCACCCCCGGTGAAGTTCTTGAATCCAAGAACTCGGACGTGATCGAGATCCTGGACGCCTTTCTGGATCTGGGCGCCTTCTCTGGGCGCATCGCCTCCATGCAGGTGACCTGGACCTACGAGAATGAAGGCGACCCGGTCTCCCACTGGCGCACCACCGAAATCCCGGTGCGAGACGACGCCGGCCGCTGGTATCTGCATGGCGCGCACGTGCAGATCACCGCAGAAGAAAAACAACAGCTTCTGAAAGACTGGGGCGGCCCCATCAAGGTGCGCACCTTCGCTGATGACGAAGCGGAGTCCGAGCCCAAAGCCGCCAACGACACCGCAGCGGCCTGA
- a CDS encoding DUF924 family protein: MVLLPEDVLDFWFEQAGPKAWFSVDAAFDARVRRMLGPACHSFLQTRSVLDHPWMVEPDSALALVIVLDQAPRNVWRGSNAAFRLDPLAREAAMAMLEAGFDWALPKERRAFVYLPFSHSEDIEDQALAVLMCEERLGPDSENTRHARAHMDVIARFGRFPHRNAVLGRTPRAEEIRFLEEGGYAPGLKRPAK; encoded by the coding sequence ATGGTGTTGTTGCCGGAAGACGTTCTCGACTTCTGGTTCGAGCAGGCTGGACCTAAAGCCTGGTTTTCGGTGGATGCGGCCTTTGACGCCCGTGTCCGCCGGATGCTGGGCCCGGCCTGTCACAGCTTTCTACAGACCCGTTCCGTGCTGGATCATCCCTGGATGGTCGAGCCCGACAGCGCACTCGCGCTGGTGATCGTGCTCGATCAGGCGCCGCGCAATGTCTGGCGTGGCTCGAACGCCGCGTTCAGGCTGGACCCGCTGGCGCGTGAAGCCGCCATGGCCATGCTGGAGGCCGGGTTTGACTGGGCCTTGCCCAAAGAGCGCAGGGCTTTCGTCTATTTGCCGTTCTCGCATTCTGAAGACATTGAGGATCAGGCCCTGGCGGTTCTGATGTGCGAGGAACGGTTGGGACCGGACAGCGAGAACACGCGTCATGCCCGCGCGCACATGGATGTGATCGCGCGCTTTGGCCGCTTCCCGCATCGCAACGCCGTGCTGGGGCGTACGCCGCGCGCCGAAGAGATCCGGTTTCTGGAAGAGGGCGGATATGCCCCCGGCTTGAAACGCCCGGCAAAATAA
- a CDS encoding long-chain-acyl-CoA synthetase: MGLWSAIRREWFYTTQLARMLGALKKITPDSDYLTPDLFEDSVDKHQQRTAFITESGVEISYAQFDRYANRVAHWALTQGLKPGDTVALYMANRWEYVAIWYGLSKVGIMAALLNNQITGHSLAHCINVSGAQHVIVEGDMAEAYESACELIDCAMTPWVSDGGQAKAPGGKDFDAALSGQSDVRPDRSYRAQFTAKDPCMKMYTSGTTGLPKAAIVAHTRALYYLQVFGVSGHATKDDRMMMVLPMYHATGGLCGVGAALSFGGAVIVRKKFSATRFWQDATETGATMLMYVGELCRFLVAAEPNEWEKKHKIRIAIGNGLRPDVWPRFVERSGIPRIMEFYGATEGNVGLINLDSKQGAIGRVPPHLSKRFNIKLVQFDMDEEAPIRDANGHCIECKPGEVGEAIGEIRADDARYRFDGYGDEEATKKKILRDVFDEGDLYFRTGDLMKRDAQGYFYFVDRVGDTFRWKSENVSTNEVAEVFGTHDKVVQANVYGVEVADYSGKAGMVALVAEDGLDLKSLHAHVTKELPHFARPLFIRLSKDTQDENTTGTFKLKKTDLVKQGWDPEAIPEPVYFDDPEAGEYIPLTAEIRAQIISGEKRV, translated from the coding sequence ATGGGCTTATGGTCGGCGATCCGTCGCGAGTGGTTTTATACGACGCAATTGGCGCGCATGCTGGGCGCACTGAAAAAAATCACGCCGGATTCTGACTATCTGACCCCGGACCTGTTTGAAGACAGCGTTGACAAGCACCAGCAACGTACGGCGTTCATCACTGAAAGCGGCGTTGAGATCAGCTACGCCCAGTTTGATCGCTACGCCAACCGGGTCGCCCATTGGGCGCTCACCCAGGGCCTGAAGCCCGGCGACACTGTCGCGCTCTACATGGCCAATCGCTGGGAATATGTGGCGATCTGGTACGGCCTGTCCAAGGTCGGCATCATGGCGGCGCTCCTCAACAACCAGATCACCGGGCACTCGCTGGCGCATTGCATCAACGTGTCGGGCGCCCAGCATGTGATCGTCGAGGGCGATATGGCGGAAGCGTATGAAAGCGCTTGCGAGTTGATTGACTGCGCCATGACGCCCTGGGTCAGCGACGGCGGACAGGCCAAGGCGCCCGGCGGCAAGGATTTTGATGCGGCGTTGTCCGGCCAGTCTGATGTGCGTCCTGACCGGTCCTATCGCGCTCAGTTCACCGCCAAGGACCCGTGCATGAAAATGTACACGTCGGGGACGACCGGCCTGCCAAAAGCGGCGATCGTGGCGCATACGCGCGCGCTGTATTACCTGCAGGTTTTCGGTGTATCCGGTCATGCGACCAAAGACGATCGCATGATGATGGTGCTGCCCATGTATCACGCCACCGGGGGGCTATGCGGGGTCGGCGCGGCGCTGTCGTTCGGCGGCGCTGTGATCGTGCGCAAGAAATTCTCTGCGACGCGCTTCTGGCAGGACGCCACCGAAACCGGCGCGACCATGCTGATGTATGTGGGTGAGCTGTGCCGCTTCCTGGTCGCCGCCGAACCCAATGAATGGGAAAAGAAACACAAGATCCGCATCGCCATCGGCAACGGTTTGCGCCCTGACGTCTGGCCCCGCTTTGTGGAGCGGTCCGGCATTCCGCGGATCATGGAGTTTTATGGCGCGACCGAAGGCAATGTGGGCCTGATCAATCTGGACTCCAAGCAAGGCGCCATCGGCCGCGTGCCGCCGCACCTGTCCAAACGCTTCAACATCAAGCTCGTCCAGTTTGACATGGACGAGGAAGCTCCGATTCGGGACGCCAACGGTCATTGCATCGAATGCAAACCCGGCGAGGTCGGCGAGGCGATTGGCGAGATTCGCGCCGATGACGCCCGCTATCGCTTTGATGGCTATGGCGATGAAGAAGCCACCAAGAAGAAGATTCTGCGTGACGTTTTTGACGAAGGTGATCTGTATTTCCGCACCGGCGATCTGATGAAACGCGACGCGCAGGGTTATTTCTACTTCGTCGACCGGGTGGGCGACACCTTCCGCTGGAAGTCGGAAAACGTCTCCACCAATGAAGTCGCGGAAGTGTTCGGCACGCACGACAAAGTCGTTCAGGCCAATGTCTATGGCGTGGAGGTGGCCGATTATTCGGGCAAGGCCGGCATGGTGGCGCTGGTGGCGGAAGACGGGCTGGATCTCAAATCGCTTCATGCGCATGTGACGAAAGAGCTGCCGCACTTTGCACGCCCGCTCTTCATTCGCCTGAGCAAAGATACTCAGGACGAGAACACGACCGGCACGTTCAAATTGAAGAAGACGGACCTGGTCAAACAGGGCTGGGACCCCGAAGCGATTCCCGAACCTGTATATTTCGATGATCCCGAAGCGGGGGAATACATTCCCCTGACCGCGGAGATTCGCGCCCAGATCATTTCCGGCGAAAAGCGGGTCTGA
- the cydB gene encoding cytochrome d ubiquinol oxidase subunit II produces the protein MEIPLSYELLRVIWWALLGVLLIGFAITDGFDLGVAGLLPFVARTDAERRLAINTVGPTWEGNQVWLILGGGAIFAAWPLVYAVSFSSFYLAMFVVLASLILRPVAFKYRSKREDPRWRSFWDWALFTGGFVPALIFGVAVGNVLVGAPFRMNDDMRIFWDGSFFGLLNPFSLLCGLLSVTMLLLHGAAWLSMKTEYGIVRDRARAYAPLFAFASIVLFALAGAWVAFGDIGYQVTNTVAADGPSNPRLTETVREGGAWLSNYGRYPWMLIAPVLGFGGAALALFGLRSNSEALTFVGSKLSVVGIISTVGVSMFPFILPSSVDPNASLTVWNASSSHTTLFVMLIVTAVLLPIVLLYTAWAFKVMWGRVTTEAVANGDYY, from the coding sequence ATGGAAATTCCTCTGTCATATGAACTGTTGCGGGTGATCTGGTGGGCGCTTCTGGGCGTTCTGCTGATCGGTTTCGCGATTACGGACGGCTTTGATCTGGGCGTTGCGGGGCTGTTGCCCTTTGTCGCTCGCACAGACGCCGAGCGTCGGCTCGCGATCAATACGGTTGGTCCGACCTGGGAAGGCAATCAGGTCTGGCTGATCCTCGGGGGCGGCGCCATCTTCGCCGCCTGGCCGCTGGTCTACGCCGTCTCCTTCTCGTCGTTCTATCTGGCCATGTTCGTCGTGCTGGCGTCGCTGATCCTGCGCCCGGTGGCGTTCAAATACCGCTCCAAGCGGGAGGATCCGCGCTGGCGCAGCTTCTGGGACTGGGCGCTGTTCACCGGCGGTTTCGTCCCGGCGCTGATCTTCGGCGTCGCGGTGGGCAATGTGCTGGTGGGCGCGCCCTTCCGGATGAATGACGACATGCGCATCTTCTGGGACGGGTCGTTCTTCGGATTGCTGAATCCCTTCTCGCTGCTGTGCGGCCTTCTGAGCGTGACCATGCTGTTGCTGCACGGAGCCGCCTGGCTGTCGATGAAGACCGAATACGGCATCGTCCGGGACCGGGCGCGCGCCTATGCGCCGCTCTTCGCGTTCGCCTCAATCGTGCTCTTCGCTCTGGCGGGCGCCTGGGTGGCGTTCGGGGATATTGGCTATCAGGTGACAAATACGGTCGCCGCTGACGGCCCCTCCAATCCCAGATTGACGGAGACCGTGCGTGAGGGCGGCGCCTGGCTGTCCAATTACGGCCGGTACCCATGGATGCTGATCGCGCCTGTGCTCGGGTTCGGCGGCGCGGCTCTGGCCCTGTTCGGCCTGCGGTCGAACTCCGAGGCGCTGACCTTTGTCGGCTCCAAGCTCTCGGTGGTGGGCATCATCTCGACGGTGGGCGTCTCGATGTTCCCGTTCATCCTGCCCTCCAGCGTGGATCCAAATGCGTCACTGACGGTCTGGAACGCCTCGTCCAGCCATACGACCTTGTTCGTCATGCTGATCGTGACCGCTGTCTTGTTGCCGATCGTGCTGCTCTACACCGCCTGGGCGTTCAAGGTGATGTGGGGGCGGGTGACGACCGAAGCGGTCGCCAACGGCGATTATTACTGA
- a CDS encoding cytochrome ubiquinol oxidase subunit I, with amino-acid sequence MVDMTVVELSRWQFALTAMYHFLFVPLTLGLSIILAIMESVYVMTGRQVWRDMTKFWGTLFGINFVLGVSTGITMEFQFGMNWSYYSHYVGDVFGAPLAIEGLMAFFLEATLVGLFFFGWDRMSKRGHLTATWLMALGTNLSALWILIANGWMQNPVGSEFNPETMRMEVTDFMAVLFNPVAQAKFVHTVSAGYVTGALFVLAISAFFLLNRRFVGFAKRSMTVAAAFGLASALSVVVLGDESGYALTDNQKMKLASLEAMWHTEPAPAPLTLVGFPNRETQETEHAISIPWVLGLISTRSLDGEVEGILPLVEQAETRIENGVLAYDAMMRLREDPENADAQAQFESARDDLGYAMLLRRYVADPREAGPDLIAQAAMDTVPNVAVMFWSFRFMAGLGFYFIALFGTAFVLSSMRKHETRWFLKLALVSLPLPWVAAELGWLLAEYGRQPWIIEGVLPTFEGVSSLHPTQMIMTIVGFTALYGALAVVEVMLMIKYVRKGPYPDGPSRGASHKPQGGFAPLPAE; translated from the coding sequence ATGGTCGATATGACCGTTGTGGAATTATCGCGGTGGCAGTTCGCGCTGACCGCGATGTATCACTTCCTCTTTGTACCGCTCACGCTTGGACTGTCCATCATACTCGCCATCATGGAGAGCGTTTATGTGATGACGGGCCGGCAGGTCTGGCGGGACATGACGAAGTTCTGGGGCACGCTGTTCGGCATCAACTTCGTGCTGGGCGTGTCCACCGGGATCACCATGGAATTCCAGTTCGGCATGAACTGGTCCTACTATTCTCATTATGTGGGCGATGTGTTCGGGGCGCCGCTGGCGATTGAGGGCCTGATGGCCTTCTTCCTGGAAGCCACGCTGGTGGGCCTGTTCTTCTTTGGCTGGGATCGGATGAGCAAGCGCGGGCATCTGACCGCGACCTGGCTGATGGCGCTGGGCACCAACCTGTCAGCGCTGTGGATTCTGATTGCCAATGGCTGGATGCAGAACCCTGTGGGCTCCGAGTTCAATCCCGAGACCATGCGGATGGAGGTCACTGACTTCATGGCGGTGCTCTTCAACCCGGTCGCCCAGGCGAAATTCGTACACACCGTGTCCGCCGGCTATGTCACAGGCGCGCTGTTCGTCCTGGCGATCTCAGCCTTCTTCTTGCTCAATCGCCGCTTTGTGGGCTTCGCCAAGCGCTCGATGACGGTCGCCGCCGCGTTTGGTCTGGCGAGCGCCCTGTCGGTCGTGGTGCTGGGCGATGAAAGCGGTTACGCGCTGACCGATAACCAGAAAATGAAACTCGCCTCACTTGAGGCCATGTGGCACACCGAACCCGCGCCGGCGCCCCTGACGCTGGTGGGCTTTCCCAATCGCGAAACCCAGGAAACCGAGCACGCCATCAGCATCCCGTGGGTGCTGGGTCTGATCTCGACCCGGTCTCTGGATGGCGAGGTGGAAGGCATTCTGCCGTTGGTCGAGCAGGCGGAGACCCGTATCGAAAACGGCGTTCTAGCTTATGACGCCATGATGCGCCTGCGCGAGGATCCTGAGAATGCAGACGCCCAGGCGCAGTTTGAAAGCGCCCGGGATGATCTGGGCTACGCCATGCTGTTGCGGCGCTATGTGGCTGACCCGCGCGAGGCGGGGCCGGACCTGATCGCGCAAGCTGCGATGGACACGGTGCCCAATGTGGCGGTGATGTTCTGGAGCTTTCGTTTCATGGCGGGGCTGGGTTTCTACTTCATCGCCCTGTTCGGGACCGCTTTTGTGCTGAGCTCGATGCGCAAGCATGAAACGCGCTGGTTCCTGAAGCTGGCCCTGGTGTCGTTGCCGCTGCCCTGGGTGGCCGCCGAGCTGGGCTGGCTGTTGGCGGAATATGGCCGCCAACCCTGGATCATTGAAGGCGTCTTGCCGACCTTTGAAGGGGTGTCGAGCCTTCATCCCACGCAAATGATCATGACCATTGTCGGTTTCACCGCGCTCTATGGCGCGCTGGCGGTCGTGGAAGTGATGTTGATGATCAAATATGTCCGCAAGGGACCGTATCCGGACGGTCCATCACGCGGCGCATCCCATAAGCCTCAGGGCGGGTTCGCCCCGCTGCCGGCCGAATAG
- the cydD gene encoding thiol reductant ABC exporter subunit CydD, giving the protein MSTSELSADTEAAARKARKAELGALLKAWGEPATALTRQSTAFGAAQYAVFIGFAWGAAWAVSALVNGGAVWPGLCLALVCAGVRAALQAAETRTGVEASLKVRQTVRALAARKLAALGPGYTERFDSGETTSALIDAVDKLDGYYGRYRPLMGVVMAGPLIIMAAAFSASYIVGLIFLITAPLLIVFMALVGAGAAAASKDQLTTLQRLAGRFNDRLRALETLNAFNAVERERDGLAQASEDFRRRTMKVLAMAFLSSGVLEFFAALSVAGSAIYIGFSLLGEMPFSTGETITLQTGLFCLILAPEFYMPLRRLSAAYHDRADAEAGAEALAPFMAEADATPQTTLATTVTTDIPAPPAIRFEQAGSVYPDGRRGLDPLSFEAPAGQITALWGPSGVGKSTALKLLMGYAPHTDGQVLVDGVELTAPLIGQAAWIAQRPHVFYGSLIDNISLFDRSLPLDRIQSAAETAGVMDFAASLPDGLETLIGDQGYGLSGGQAQRLALARAWAVDMKIVLLDEPTAHLDGEAEARFLTALKRISEGRTVIIATHSPAVRDVADQVIRLETEGAS; this is encoded by the coding sequence ATGAGCACATCTGAATTGTCAGCCGACACCGAAGCAGCAGCCCGTAAAGCCCGCAAGGCGGAGCTGGGCGCCCTACTGAAGGCGTGGGGCGAACCCGCGACCGCCTTGACCCGGCAAAGCACGGCCTTCGGCGCGGCCCAGTATGCCGTTTTCATCGGCTTCGCCTGGGGGGCGGCCTGGGCGGTCAGCGCCCTGGTGAACGGCGGTGCAGTCTGGCCCGGACTGTGTCTTGCGTTAGTGTGCGCAGGCGTTCGGGCGGCCCTGCAGGCTGCAGAAACCCGAACCGGGGTGGAGGCCAGCCTGAAAGTGCGCCAGACCGTACGCGCCCTGGCGGCCCGCAAGCTCGCAGCCCTCGGCCCAGGCTATACGGAGCGCTTTGATTCAGGGGAGACGACCTCCGCCCTGATCGACGCCGTGGACAAGCTTGACGGGTATTATGGACGCTATCGTCCCTTGATGGGCGTGGTCATGGCCGGGCCTTTGATCATCATGGCGGCGGCGTTCAGCGCCAGCTACATCGTCGGCCTGATCTTCCTGATCACCGCCCCTCTGCTGATCGTCTTCATGGCGCTGGTAGGCGCAGGCGCAGCTGCGGCGTCCAAAGACCAGCTCACGACGCTGCAGCGTCTCGCAGGACGGTTCAACGACCGCCTGCGTGCGCTTGAAACCCTGAACGCCTTTAACGCTGTGGAACGCGAGCGCGACGGCCTGGCCCAGGCGTCTGAAGACTTCCGGCGGCGCACGATGAAGGTGCTGGCGATGGCCTTCCTGTCGTCGGGCGTGCTGGAGTTTTTCGCAGCGCTGTCTGTTGCAGGATCCGCGATCTATATCGGCTTTTCGCTATTGGGCGAGATGCCGTTCAGCACCGGCGAGACCATCACGCTTCAGACCGGGCTGTTCTGTCTGATCCTGGCGCCGGAATTCTATATGCCATTGCGACGCCTCTCTGCGGCGTATCATGACCGTGCGGACGCCGAGGCTGGGGCTGAGGCGCTAGCGCCTTTCATGGCGGAGGCTGACGCGACGCCTCAAACCACTTTGGCGACGACCGTCACCACAGACATACCCGCCCCTCCCGCAATCCGGTTCGAGCAAGCAGGCTCCGTCTATCCCGATGGGCGCCGCGGGCTCGACCCGCTCAGCTTTGAAGCGCCTGCTGGCCAAATCACCGCCCTTTGGGGGCCGTCCGGCGTTGGAAAGTCCACCGCGCTGAAACTCTTGATGGGCTATGCGCCGCATACGGACGGCCAGGTCCTTGTGGACGGCGTCGAGCTCACAGCGCCTCTGATCGGGCAAGCGGCCTGGATCGCGCAACGTCCCCATGTGTTTTACGGAAGTCTGATCGACAATATCAGCCTGTTTGACCGCTCCTTGCCTCTTGATCGTATCCAGAGCGCGGCGGAAACCGCGGGCGTCATGGATTTCGCCGCCAGCCTGCCTGATGGTCTTGAAACCCTCATCGGCGATCAAGGCTACGGCCTGTCTGGCGGCCAGGCGCAACGCCTGGCGCTGGCGCGCGCCTGGGCGGTGGATATGAAAATCGTCCTGCTGGACGAACCCACCGCCCATCTGGACGGCGAGGCGGAAGCGCGCTTTCTCACGGCGCTCAAACGCATCAGCGAAGGCCGCACCGTGATCATCGCCACCCACAGCCCCGCCGTGCGCGATGTCGCAGATCAGGTCATCAGGCTTGAGACCGAGGGCGCGTCATGA